The Flavobacterium praedii genome window below encodes:
- a CDS encoding DUF2157 domain-containing protein, which translates to MANFEEQATQTLFDNNHITGEQFEAIQAYRGLNLFSVHNELKFLLYLSILMFTSGIGILIYQNIDSIGHTAILGLLLLVTLICFYFCFKNHPGFKKEEVLFPNPLYDYLVLTAVILSCTFVGYLQFQYQTFGTHFGLATLVPTVISLFCAYYFDNKSVLSIGITGMAAYLGLSVNPKHVFENEMIDNTYLSYVGLAFGLTLLLWVLYANKINLKKHFNLVYLTFSLHLVSIACIVNLFEEFWLLFGLVLGIATYYFYNLSYQIRSISLFLFTVLYGYIGINILFVKILDSIHFEDLSSVLIFTTPFYFIGSIIGFIKLIKHFNKNTTDDSIR; encoded by the coding sequence ATGGCAAATTTCGAAGAACAGGCAACCCAAACGCTTTTTGACAATAATCACATCACCGGAGAACAATTTGAAGCCATTCAAGCGTATCGAGGTTTGAACTTGTTTTCGGTTCACAATGAACTGAAATTTTTACTATACCTTTCGATATTGATGTTTACTTCTGGGATTGGAATTTTGATTTACCAAAATATCGACTCGATTGGACATACCGCAATATTGGGACTATTGCTTTTGGTAACTTTAATCTGTTTTTACTTTTGTTTTAAAAATCATCCGGGTTTCAAAAAAGAAGAAGTTCTATTCCCTAATCCGCTGTATGATTATTTGGTACTTACCGCGGTTATATTGAGCTGTACGTTTGTGGGCTATTTGCAGTTTCAATACCAAACTTTTGGAACACATTTCGGATTGGCTACTTTGGTGCCAACGGTTATCAGTCTTTTTTGCGCCTATTATTTTGACAACAAAAGTGTCTTGTCCATTGGAATCACTGGAATGGCAGCTTATTTGGGACTTTCGGTTAATCCAAAGCATGTTTTTGAAAACGAGATGATTGATAATACCTACTTAAGTTATGTTGGATTGGCCTTTGGTTTAACTTTATTGCTTTGGGTTTTGTATGCTAACAAAATAAATTTAAAAAAACACTTCAATCTGGTCTATCTTACTTTTTCATTGCATTTGGTTAGCATAGCCTGTATCGTCAATTTATTTGAAGAATTCTGGTTGCTTTTTGGTTTAGTTTTGGGAATTGCAACTTATTATTTTTATAATTTAAGTTATCAAATCAGATCCATTTCATTGTTCCTGTTTACAGTTTTATACGGCTATATTGGCATAAATATCCTTTTTGTAAAGATTTTAGATTCCATCCATTTCGAAGATCTATCCTCTGTATTGATATTCACAACGCCTTTTTATTTTATTGGCTCCATAATAGGATTTATAAAATTGATTAAACATTTCAACAAAAACACTACCGATGATAGCATACGATAA
- a CDS encoding N-acetylornithine carbamoyltransferase: MNYTSIKEIDSLQKWVKQALKIKENPLKNKKLGKNKTLVMLFFNSSLRTRLSTQKAAINLGMNVMVMNFGSEGWTLEFEDGAIMNQGASEHIKEAAEVVSQYADIIAIRAFAGLVDKEKDNAETVINGFVKYATVPILNMESATGHPLQSLADAITMEEHKTKHRPKVVLSWAPHPRALPQAVPNSFVEMMQLQTEMDFVITHPEGYELNPEITKDSKIEYDQDKAFENADYIYAKNWSNYKEYGKITNSDPNWTITADKMKGTNNAKFMHCLPVRRNVIVTDEVIDSENSIVIEQANNRTYSAQLVLQKILKKLEKRK, from the coding sequence ATGAACTACACCTCAATAAAAGAAATAGATTCACTCCAAAAATGGGTGAAACAAGCTTTAAAAATTAAAGAAAACCCACTTAAAAACAAGAAGCTGGGAAAAAACAAAACCTTAGTAATGTTGTTTTTCAACTCGAGTTTGAGAACCCGTTTGAGCACGCAAAAAGCAGCCATTAATCTAGGAATGAACGTTATGGTGATGAACTTTGGAAGCGAAGGCTGGACCCTCGAATTTGAAGACGGTGCAATTATGAACCAAGGCGCTTCGGAACACATCAAGGAAGCCGCCGAAGTGGTTTCTCAATATGCCGATATCATTGCCATAAGAGCTTTTGCTGGTTTGGTTGACAAAGAAAAAGACAATGCCGAAACAGTAATAAACGGTTTTGTGAAATATGCCACTGTACCGATTCTAAATATGGAAAGTGCCACAGGACATCCGTTGCAATCCCTTGCCGATGCCATCACTATGGAAGAACACAAGACCAAACACAGACCAAAAGTAGTATTATCTTGGGCACCGCACCCGAGAGCGTTACCTCAGGCCGTTCCCAATTCATTTGTAGAAATGATGCAATTGCAAACCGAAATGGATTTTGTGATTACACATCCCGAAGGCTACGAATTGAATCCTGAAATTACCAAAGATTCTAAAATCGAGTATGACCAAGATAAAGCTTTTGAAAACGCCGATTATATTTATGCCAAAAACTGGAGTAATTACAAAGAATACGGTAAAATAACCAATTCTGACCCGAATTGGACCATCACTGCCGATAAAATGAAAGGAACCAACAATGCCAAATTCATGCACTGTTTGCCTGTAAGACGTAACGTAATTGTAACAGATGAAGTAATTGACAGCGAAAATTCGATCGTGATTGAGCAAGCCAATAATAGAACCTACTCGGCGCAATTGGTGTTGCAGAAGATTTTGAAAAAATTAGAGAAAAGAAAATAG
- the argH gene encoding argininosuccinate lyase, which produces MKLWEKGIPTDKQIEHFTVGNDRELDLVLAKYDALGSIAHAKMLGQIGLLTNAEVVSLVLALDEIIKDIANGNFEIEDSFEDVHSKIEYLLTVKLGDAGKKIHTARSRNDQVLVDVNLYLKDVVKELKEQVKTLFDLMMESAEKHQNVLLPGYTHLQIAMPSSFGMWFSAYAESLIDDITMLNAALKIVDQNPLGSAAGYGSSFPINRTFTTKELGFETLKYNSVAAQMSRGKSEKTVAFAMSSVASTLSKFSMDVCLYMSQNFGFIGLPSHLTTGSSIMPHKKNPDVFELIRGKCNKIQALPYEITLITNNLPSGYHRDLQLLKEGLFPAIQNLKACLDIAIFSIKDITVKDNILNDPKYNYLFTVDTLNEMVVAGMPFRDAYKAVAEQLENGTYQSPKQTKHTHEGSINNLCLEEIKNKMKNSY; this is translated from the coding sequence ATGAAACTTTGGGAAAAAGGAATACCAACCGACAAACAAATCGAACATTTCACCGTAGGAAACGATAGAGAACTCGATTTGGTTTTGGCTAAATACGACGCTTTAGGCTCTATTGCCCACGCCAAAATGTTAGGACAAATTGGACTGTTAACAAATGCTGAAGTCGTTTCTTTGGTTTTAGCTTTAGATGAAATCATAAAAGACATTGCTAACGGGAATTTCGAAATCGAAGACAGCTTTGAAGATGTACATTCTAAAATTGAATATTTACTGACCGTAAAACTGGGCGATGCCGGGAAAAAAATCCACACCGCGCGTTCCCGTAACGATCAGGTTTTGGTCGACGTAAATTTGTATCTGAAAGATGTAGTAAAAGAATTGAAAGAGCAGGTAAAAACGCTTTTTGATTTAATGATGGAATCCGCAGAGAAACACCAAAATGTATTGTTGCCAGGTTACACACACCTTCAAATTGCAATGCCTTCTTCTTTTGGGATGTGGTTTTCCGCTTATGCCGAAAGTCTGATTGATGATATCACAATGCTCAATGCCGCTTTGAAAATTGTAGATCAAAATCCACTTGGTTCTGCTGCGGGTTACGGAAGTTCGTTTCCTATCAACAGAACATTTACTACCAAAGAATTGGGATTTGAAACCTTAAAATACAATTCGGTTGCCGCACAAATGAGCCGAGGAAAATCCGAAAAAACAGTAGCTTTTGCGATGAGCAGTGTAGCTTCTACCCTTTCAAAATTCTCTATGGATGTGTGTTTGTATATGAGTCAGAATTTTGGTTTCATTGGTTTACCTTCGCATCTTACAACAGGTTCCAGTATTATGCCACATAAAAAAAACCCAGATGTTTTTGAATTAATTCGTGGTAAGTGCAACAAGATTCAAGCCTTACCGTATGAAATTACTTTGATCACCAATAACCTACCAAGTGGTTACCACAGGGATTTACAACTCTTGAAAGAAGGATTGTTTCCGGCGATTCAAAACCTAAAAGCGTGTTTGGATATTGCTATTTTCTCTATAAAAGACATCACGGTAAAAGACAACATTTTGAATGACCCTAAATACAACTATCTGTTTACTGTTGATACCTTAAACGAAATGGTAGTTGCGGGAATGCCTTTTAGAGATGCTTACAAAGCCGTTGCCGAACAATTGGAAAACGGAACCTACCAATCTCCAAAACAAACCAAACATACCCACGAAGGAAGTATTAATAATTTGTGTTTGGAGGAAATAAAGAATAAAATGAAGAATTCATATTAA
- a CDS encoding aspartate aminotransferase family protein, which translates to MNLFDVYPLYNITPVKALDCTITDENGVEYLDLYSGHGVISIGHTQPEYVAKLKNQLDNIGFYSNAIQNPLQVELAEKLGKLSGCEEYSLFLCSSGAEANENALKLASFHNGKSRVIAFDNSFHGRTSAAVAVTDNKKIVAPINAQQVVTFLPLNNLDLVEAELKKGDVCSVIIEGIQGVGGLDEGTTEFFQGLEKLCTQYEAVLILDEVQSGYGRSGKFFAFQHHNIKPDIICLAKGMGNGFPIGGILIAPKFTASHGLLGTTFGGSHLACAAGIAVLDVIENQKLIDNVNEVYAYFLDAIKQVPEIIKVKGKGLMLGVEFDFEVGPLRKKLIVEKLIFTGSANNKNLLRILPPLTVKKEAIDTFIVALKESLAELKA; encoded by the coding sequence ATGAACTTATTTGACGTTTACCCATTATACAACATCACTCCTGTAAAAGCATTAGATTGCACAATTACAGATGAAAATGGTGTAGAATATTTAGATTTATATAGTGGCCACGGGGTAATCTCCATTGGACACACACAACCGGAATATGTAGCCAAATTGAAAAACCAATTGGATAACATCGGGTTTTATTCGAATGCGATTCAGAATCCATTGCAAGTGGAATTGGCTGAAAAATTAGGCAAACTTTCAGGATGTGAAGAGTACAGTTTATTCTTGTGCAGTTCTGGTGCTGAAGCCAATGAAAACGCATTAAAATTAGCCTCTTTCCACAACGGAAAATCAAGGGTAATTGCTTTTGACAACTCTTTTCACGGAAGAACTTCGGCAGCGGTTGCGGTAACAGACAACAAGAAAATTGTTGCTCCAATCAACGCACAGCAAGTGGTTACTTTCTTGCCGTTAAACAATCTTGATTTAGTGGAAGCCGAATTGAAAAAAGGTGATGTTTGTTCCGTAATTATCGAAGGAATTCAAGGTGTTGGTGGATTGGACGAAGGCACTACCGAATTTTTCCAAGGTTTAGAAAAATTGTGTACTCAATACGAAGCGGTTTTGATTTTGGACGAAGTACAATCCGGTTACGGAAGAAGTGGAAAATTCTTTGCGTTTCAACACCACAATATCAAACCGGATATTATTTGTCTTGCCAAAGGAATGGGGAACGGTTTCCCAATTGGCGGAATCTTGATTGCTCCAAAATTCACCGCTAGCCACGGATTGCTGGGAACTACCTTTGGTGGAAGCCATCTTGCTTGTGCCGCTGGTATTGCGGTTTTGGATGTAATTGAAAATCAAAAACTGATCGACAACGTAAATGAAGTTTACGCCTATTTCTTGGATGCTATTAAACAAGTTCCTGAAATTATCAAAGTGAAAGGAAAAGGATTGATGCTTGGCGTAGAATTTGATTTTGAAGTAGGTCCGTTACGTAAAAAACTGATTGTCGAAAAACTAATTTTTACAGGAAGTGCCAACAATAAAAATCTATTGAGAATCCTTCCACCTTTGACAGTCAAAAAGGAAGCTATTGATACATTTATAGTTGCTTTGAAAGAAAGCTTAGCTGAATTAAAGGCCTAG
- a CDS encoding PDDEXK nuclease domain-containing protein, producing the protein MQLESSQIIFISEIKKQIKAAQYRALQKVNAEQVMLYWNIGKAIVERQQEFGWGKSIVELLAIELQKEFVGIQGFSARNLWRMRTLYEEYHVSDLILPPLVAEIPWTHNILIIEKCKDEHERFFYINRTKKFSWSKTMLINAIDAQHYQKTILNQTNFDTTLALEEANDANFIVKDEYLFDFLNLSEPHSESQLEQAILTNIRNFLTALGGDFSFIGNQFSVKVENKNYEVDLLLFHRELQCLVAIDLKIDEFNPDFAGKMNFYLSILNSKVKKEHERPSIGIIICKSKNRTIVEFALQDVNKPIGVATYSTSPNLPVDMQQFFPTNEEFVEKVESITQYINEKSPKF; encoded by the coding sequence ATGCAACTAGAGTCTTCACAAATTATTTTTATTTCTGAGATAAAAAAACAAATCAAAGCCGCGCAATATCGCGCTTTGCAAAAAGTAAATGCCGAACAAGTTATGCTTTATTGGAATATTGGTAAAGCAATAGTCGAACGTCAACAAGAATTTGGTTGGGGTAAAAGTATTGTTGAGCTTTTGGCAATTGAACTGCAAAAGGAATTTGTCGGGATTCAAGGGTTTTCTGCTCGAAATTTGTGGAGAATGCGAACATTATATGAAGAATATCATGTAAGTGATTTAATTCTGCCACCATTGGTGGCAGAAATTCCCTGGACGCATAATATTCTTATAATTGAAAAATGCAAAGACGAGCATGAACGTTTTTTTTATATTAATAGAACCAAAAAATTCAGTTGGTCTAAGACGATGCTTATTAATGCCATTGATGCACAGCATTATCAAAAAACAATACTAAATCAAACCAATTTTGATACGACTTTAGCTTTAGAAGAGGCTAATGATGCTAATTTTATTGTAAAAGATGAATATTTATTTGATTTCTTAAATCTATCAGAACCTCATTCTGAAAGTCAATTGGAACAAGCGATATTGACCAATATTAGAAATTTTCTTACTGCTCTTGGAGGCGATTTTAGTTTTATAGGCAATCAGTTTTCTGTAAAAGTTGAAAATAAAAATTATGAAGTCGATCTTTTATTGTTTCATCGGGAGTTGCAATGTTTAGTTGCTATCGATTTAAAAATTGATGAGTTTAATCCCGATTTTGCAGGGAAAATGAATTTTTATCTTTCTATTCTAAATTCTAAAGTCAAAAAGGAACACGAAAGGCCTAGTATCGGAATCATTATTTGCAAGTCTAAAAATAGGACTATTGTAGAATTTGCACTTCAAGATGTTAATAAACCCATTGGAGTGGCCACTTATTCTACATCACCGAATCTGCCGGTTGATATGCAACAGTTTTTTCCAACGAATGAAGAATTTGTTGAAAAAGTAGAAAGCATTACGCAATATATAAATGAAAAAAGTCCCAAATTTTGA
- the ytxJ gene encoding bacillithiol system redox-active protein YtxJ has translation MSIFNSLFGSSEENKAKTSKINWIPLTNVDQLNEIVALSNEKPVAIFKHSTRCSISRFALKQFENEFDSADATDTYFLDLIEHRDVSNEIASRFKVVHQSPQLLLIKNGQSVYDVSHSDIDAKDLEERL, from the coding sequence ATGAGTATATTTAATTCCCTATTTGGTAGTTCAGAGGAAAATAAGGCCAAAACAAGTAAAATCAATTGGATTCCGTTAACGAACGTAGACCAACTGAATGAGATTGTTGCGTTATCGAATGAAAAGCCGGTAGCAATCTTCAAACACAGCACCCGTTGCAGCATAAGCAGATTTGCGCTGAAACAATTTGAAAATGAATTTGATTCGGCTGATGCAACCGACACTTATTTTTTGGATTTAATTGAACACCGTGATGTTTCCAATGAAATAGCGAGCCGTTTTAAAGTGGTTCATCAATCTCCTCAATTGTTGTTGATTAAAAATGGTCAATCGGTTTATGATGTTTCGCATAGTGATATTGACGCAAAGGATTTGGAGGAGAGGTTGTAA
- a CDS encoding glutamate-5-semialdehyde dehydrogenase: MSHLLPIQKRNAVLNRMADLLEQERTNIKKSNQEDLENYKSDDFAMEKRLLVDDTKIDGMILSLRQLFAQEDPVGQERFHFVHDNGIKITNKTAAFGTILIIYESRPDVTVEAGGIAFKSGNKILLKGGKESLLSNMKIVSLWHQALKDNDVDTNWVEYLNYDRNETQAFLEKPTQKVDLIVPRGGENLIAFVKKHATCPVIVSGRGNNFVYVDKEANLDQALSIIINGKTSNISVCNALDKVLIDTNLPNWEAFAKKVVTELQQKNVTVLGDETISKTTNVPQIESDLVWYEEFLDYKIVIGAINSNQEAIEKINKYCGGHSASIITKNDAVAQEFMENVDTAAVYQNASTRFTDGGQFGLGGELAISTDKLHQRGPIGLQHLVTNKWYIYGDGQIR, encoded by the coding sequence ATGAGCCATTTATTACCCATACAAAAAAGAAATGCAGTTCTGAATCGAATGGCAGATTTGCTCGAACAAGAAAGAACCAACATCAAAAAAAGCAATCAGGAAGATCTTGAAAACTACAAAAGCGATGATTTCGCGATGGAAAAACGCTTACTTGTAGACGATACCAAAATTGACGGTATGATACTTTCATTACGTCAATTGTTTGCTCAAGAAGATCCTGTTGGTCAGGAACGCTTTCATTTTGTACACGATAATGGCATCAAAATCACCAATAAAACAGCGGCTTTCGGAACGATATTGATTATTTACGAATCCAGACCGGACGTAACTGTTGAAGCAGGAGGTATCGCTTTCAAATCAGGGAATAAAATCCTCTTGAAAGGCGGTAAAGAATCCCTACTTTCCAATATGAAAATTGTGAGTCTTTGGCACCAAGCTTTAAAAGACAATGATGTAGATACGAATTGGGTCGAATATTTAAATTACGACCGAAACGAAACACAAGCCTTTTTAGAAAAACCAACCCAAAAAGTAGATCTGATTGTACCAAGAGGCGGTGAAAATCTAATTGCTTTTGTCAAGAAACACGCTACTTGCCCCGTGATTGTAAGCGGTCGTGGCAACAATTTCGTGTATGTAGATAAGGAAGCCAATTTAGACCAAGCACTTTCTATTATTATCAATGGTAAAACCTCAAATATATCAGTTTGTAATGCTTTGGATAAAGTATTAATTGACACAAATCTACCAAACTGGGAAGCTTTTGCGAAAAAAGTGGTTACCGAATTACAACAAAAAAACGTGACCGTTTTGGGAGACGAAACGATTTCAAAAACAACAAACGTTCCTCAAATAGAATCGGATTTGGTTTGGTACGAAGAATTTCTGGATTATAAAATTGTTATCGGCGCTATCAATTCCAATCAAGAAGCGATTGAAAAAATAAATAAATATTGTGGCGGACATTCGGCTTCCATCATCACCAAAAATGATGCTGTTGCACAAGAATTCATGGAAAATGTGGATACAGCAGCAGTATATCAAAACGCCTCTACCCGATTTACCGATGGTGGTCAATTTGGTCTGGGCGGAGAATTAGCGATAAGCACTGATAAATTGCACCAACGCGGTCCCATTGGATTGCAACATTTGGTGACCAATAAATGGTATATTTATGGTGACGGACAGATAAGATAA
- the proB gene encoding glutamate 5-kinase — MAKKRILLKLGSNTLTKETNHISRGKIEDIGVQIAALQDEYEFIIVSSGAIAAAKQFVKLDNNDQDVFVKQALASIGQPHLMRIYHENFSDLGLHISQCLLSYSDFEKEQSKVNIVNTINVLVKNSYIPIINENDTVATDEIKFGDNDKLAALTAVLLNVDILIIATNTNGIYTKSSINDEVPETIELVTDLSLLQKEIGDKKSSHGTGGMQSKIDSAAIAKAANIETWIVNGLEDNFMLKALNNEIAFTKIV, encoded by the coding sequence ATGGCTAAAAAAAGAATATTACTAAAGTTAGGCAGCAACACCTTAACCAAAGAAACCAATCATATTTCGAGAGGAAAAATTGAAGACATTGGGGTGCAAATAGCCGCTTTACAAGACGAATACGAATTCATTATTGTGAGTTCAGGAGCAATTGCTGCCGCCAAACAATTTGTAAAACTAGACAACAATGATCAGGATGTGTTTGTAAAACAAGCCTTGGCATCTATTGGTCAACCCCATTTAATGCGGATTTACCATGAAAATTTTAGTGATTTGGGATTGCATATTTCGCAATGCCTACTTTCCTACTCTGATTTTGAAAAGGAACAATCGAAAGTCAATATTGTAAACACCATCAATGTATTGGTCAAAAACAGTTACATTCCGATTATCAATGAAAATGATACGGTTGCCACAGATGAAATTAAATTTGGTGATAATGATAAATTAGCAGCCTTAACTGCGGTATTATTAAACGTTGATATTCTGATTATTGCAACCAACACTAATGGAATTTATACCAAATCGTCAATAAATGATGAAGTTCCAGAAACAATCGAATTGGTTACCGATTTGTCGCTGTTGCAAAAAGAAATTGGCGACAAAAAATCGTCTCACGGAACAGGCGGTATGCAGTCTAAAATTGATTCGGCTGCCATTGCCAAAGCGGCAAATATAGAAACTTGGATTGTGAATGGACTCGAAGATAATTTTATGTTGAAAGCTTTGAATAATGAAATTGCATTCACAAAGATCGTGTAG
- the argB gene encoding acetylglutamate kinase produces the protein MTPLSIIKIGGNIIDDPTELAQFLTDFSKIEGYKVLVHGGGKSATKMAKSIGLVPQMIDGRRITDAPMLEVVVMIYAGEINKNVVAQLQANTTNAMGFSGADGNLILSTKRNHPTIDYGFVGDVQKVNTSLLETLLKSGITPVFCAITHDGKGQLLNTNADTIASELAIALSEVFEVTLTYCFEKPGVLYNADDDSSVIEKINHELYTKLKAEKAIHSGMIPKLDNCFNSLSKGVQKIKIGHHRMLQNVGIVHTSIEL, from the coding sequence ATGACTCCATTATCAATCATAAAAATAGGTGGCAACATCATCGACGATCCAACCGAATTGGCACAATTCCTTACTGATTTTTCCAAAATAGAAGGATACAAAGTACTGGTTCACGGTGGCGGAAAATCGGCTACAAAAATGGCTAAAAGCATTGGATTAGTGCCCCAAATGATTGATGGACGCCGCATTACCGATGCGCCAATGCTCGAGGTAGTGGTAATGATTTATGCAGGTGAAATCAACAAAAATGTTGTGGCTCAATTGCAGGCGAATACTACTAATGCTATGGGCTTTTCAGGCGCCGACGGCAATTTGATTCTTTCCACAAAAAGAAATCACCCAACGATTGACTATGGCTTTGTGGGCGACGTACAAAAAGTAAATACCTCTTTATTGGAAACATTACTAAAAAGCGGAATAACTCCCGTTTTTTGCGCCATCACACACGATGGAAAAGGACAATTATTGAATACCAACGCCGATACGATTGCCAGTGAATTGGCCATTGCATTATCCGAAGTATTTGAAGTTACTTTGACCTATTGCTTCGAAAAACCAGGTGTTTTGTATAATGCAGATGATGACAGCTCCGTAATCGAAAAAATCAATCACGAATTGTACACCAAATTAAAGGCCGAAAAAGCGATACATTCCGGGATGATTCCTAAATTAGACAATTGTTTCAACAGCTTGTCCAAAGGCGTTCAAAAAATAAAAATTGGACACCACCGAATGTTGCAAAACGTCGGAATTGTTCATACGAGCATTGAATTATAA
- a CDS encoding GxxExxY protein, with product MGLLHEELTDIIIKTFYEVYNELGYGFLEKVYQNSLYLELKNKGYNVEAQKRINVYYKGTEVGEYYADLIVENTIILELKAADCIVKDFENQILNYLRATDCEVGLLLNFGKKPEFKRKIYENNRKARKQKIV from the coding sequence ATGGGTCTATTACACGAAGAATTAACAGATATTATTATAAAAACTTTTTATGAAGTTTATAATGAATTGGGATATGGCTTTTTAGAAAAAGTATATCAAAATTCCCTGTATTTAGAATTAAAAAATAAAGGCTACAATGTTGAAGCTCAAAAGAGAATTAACGTTTACTATAAAGGAACTGAAGTTGGTGAATATTATGCTGATTTAATAGTTGAAAACACGATTATTCTCGAATTAAAAGCCGCTGATTGTATTGTAAAAGATTTTGAAAACCAAATTTTAAATTATTTAAGAGCTACAGATTGTGAAGTGGGATTGCTTTTAAACTTTGGAAAAAAACCCGAATTCAAAAGAAAAATATATGAAAACAACCGAAAAGCAAGAAAACAAAAAATCGTTTAA
- a CDS encoding M20 family metallo-hydrolase, which translates to MKNIETLTQEAIALLKSLIETPSFSSEEDQTALLIENWFRQNNIPFERENNNIWAFNQHFDQSKPTLLLNSHHDTVKPNQGYTNDPFKAIEKDGKLYGLGSNDAGGCLVSLMAAFVYFYAKENLSHNIVMVASAEEESSGKQGLNSVLKHLPVLDCAIVGEPTLMQLAVAEKGLLVLDVVVKGTASHAAHNNPDNPIYNAMKVIEWFNTYQFEKISDVLGPVKMTVTQINAGKQHNVVPAECHLVVDIRVNDCYSNIEILETISPPTPKGGVKDSGVEVIVTPRSMHLNASSIPVSHGLVQAGIALGRTTYGSPTLSDQSVLICQSLKLGPGESLRSHSADEFIYVNEIEEGIQLYIKILGDFLKN; encoded by the coding sequence ATGAAGAACATAGAAACCCTAACACAAGAGGCCATCGCGTTATTAAAATCGCTGATTGAAACTCCTTCCTTTTCAAGTGAAGAAGACCAAACAGCGCTTTTAATCGAAAATTGGTTTCGTCAAAACAACATTCCTTTCGAACGGGAAAACAACAACATTTGGGCTTTCAATCAGCATTTTGATCAATCCAAACCCACACTGTTACTCAACTCGCACCACGACACTGTAAAACCGAATCAAGGTTACACGAACGATCCATTCAAAGCCATCGAAAAAGACGGCAAATTGTATGGCTTGGGCAGTAATGATGCAGGAGGATGTCTGGTTTCGCTTATGGCGGCTTTCGTTTATTTTTATGCCAAAGAAAACCTATCCCATAATATTGTTATGGTGGCTTCTGCCGAAGAAGAAAGCAGTGGTAAGCAAGGTCTAAACAGCGTTTTGAAACATTTACCCGTGTTGGATTGCGCCATCGTGGGTGAACCTACTTTGATGCAATTGGCTGTAGCAGAAAAAGGATTATTGGTACTCGATGTCGTTGTCAAAGGAACCGCCAGTCACGCTGCTCACAACAACCCCGACAACCCAATTTACAATGCGATGAAAGTAATTGAATGGTTTAACACCTACCAATTCGAAAAAATATCAGATGTTTTAGGACCTGTAAAAATGACCGTGACCCAAATCAATGCCGGAAAACAACATAACGTAGTTCCTGCCGAATGCCATTTGGTGGTTGATATACGCGTAAATGACTGTTACAGCAATATCGAGATTTTAGAAACGATAAGCCCCCCAACCCCCAAAGGGGGAGTAAAAGATTCAGGAGTCGAAGTTATTGTGACACCGCGCTCGATGCACTTGAACGCCTCATCTATTCCCGTTTCACACGGTTTGGTACAAGCCGGAATCGCATTGGGAAGAACGACTTATGGCTCGCCTACCCTTTCGGATCAATCGGTTTTGATTTGTCAATCCTTGAAACTTGGGCCAGGAGAATCACTGCGGTCACACTCGGCAGACGAATTTATATATGTAAACGAAATTGAAGAAGGAATCCAATTGTACATCAAAATACTGGGAGACTTTTTGAAAAACTAA